Proteins from one Belonocnema kinseyi isolate 2016_QV_RU_SX_M_011 chromosome 8, B_treatae_v1, whole genome shotgun sequence genomic window:
- the LOC117178449 gene encoding keratin, type I cytoskeletal 9-like, translated as MKAFIVLACLAVASAHPGLSHGGGYGGSYGGLGGHGGAGLSGGLAAGAGTAGSLQGGASSLGSGGLGASYAAGDLEALAASQEAQESEVDTMADMEAMVNGKRVNTSVISARRQRKPPTVIPVNDP; from the exons ATGAAGGCCTTC atcGTGCTGGCATGCCTCGCCGTCGCATCGGCTCACCCCGGACTTAGCCACGGAGGTGGTTACGGAGGTAGCTATGGAGGCCTAGGTGGTCACGGAGGAGCTGGTCTTAGCGGTGGACTTGCTGCTGGTGCTGGAACCGCAGGCTCCCTCCAAGGTGGTGCATCCAGCTTGGGATCCGGTGGTCTTGGTGCTAGCTATGCTGCTGGA GACTTGGAGGCGCTGGCGGCTTCGCAGGAGGCGCAGGAATCGGAGGTGGACACGATGGCGGATATGGAGGCCATGGTAAATGGTAAACGGGTCAACACCTCAGTCATTTCGGCTCGGCGACAACGGAAACCTCCCACAGTTATACCGGTCAATGATCCTTAA
- the LOC117178450 gene encoding holotricin-3-like, with protein MKAFIVLACLAVASAHPGLSHGGGYGGSYGGLGGHGGAGLSGGLAAGAGTAGSLQGGASSLGSGGLGASYAAGDLEALVASQEAQEAQELEEVTMADMEAMVNGKRVNTSVISAR; from the exons ATGAAGGCCTTT ATCGTTCTGGCGTGCCTCGCCGTCGCATCGGCTCACCCCGGACTTAGCCACGGAGGTGGTTATGGAGGTAGCTATGGAGGCCTAGGTGGCCACGGAGGAGCTGGTCTCAGCGGTGGACTTGCTGCTGGTGCTGGAACCGCAGGCTCCCTCCAAGGTGGTGCATCCAGCTTGGGATCCGGTGGTCTTGGTGCTAGCTATGCTGCTGGA GACTTGGAGGCGCTGGTGGCTTCGCAGGAGGCGCAGGAGGCGCAGGAGTTGGAGGAGGTCACGATGGCGGATATGGAGGCCATGGTAAATGGTAAACGGGTCAACACCTCAGTCATTTCGGCTCGGTGA